The following are encoded together in the Ralstonia insidiosa genome:
- the nuoI gene encoding NADH-quinone oxidoreductase subunit NuoI, protein MLLAIKEFFNSLLLKELFKGLALTGRYLFARKITVLFPEEKTPLSPRFRGLHALRRYPNGEERCIACKLCEAVCPALAITIESDQRDDGTRRTTRYDIDLTKCIFCGFCEEACPVDAIVETHILEYHGEKRGDLYFTKDMLLAVGDRFEPEIAANKAADAKYR, encoded by the coding sequence ATGTTGCTTGCCATCAAGGAATTCTTTAACAGCCTGCTCCTGAAGGAACTCTTCAAGGGCTTGGCGTTGACCGGGCGCTATCTGTTTGCGCGCAAGATCACTGTGCTCTTCCCGGAAGAGAAGACGCCGCTGTCGCCGCGTTTCCGCGGACTGCACGCGCTGCGTCGCTATCCGAATGGGGAAGAGCGTTGCATCGCATGCAAGCTGTGCGAAGCCGTGTGCCCGGCCCTGGCCATCACGATCGAGTCGGACCAGCGTGACGACGGCACCCGCCGCACCACGCGCTACGACATCGACCTGACCAAGTGCATTTTCTGCGGCTTCTGTGAAGAAGCTTGCCCGGTGGATGCCATCGTCGAGACGCACATCCTGGAATACCACGGTGAGAAGCGCGGCGACCTGTACTTCACCAAGGACATGCTGCTGGCCGTGGGTGACCGCTTCGAGCCGGAAATTGCGGCGAACAAGGCGGCCGACGCGAAGTACCGCTGA
- the nuoH gene encoding NADH-quinone oxidoreductase subunit NuoH → MIESITSFGTATFGGWWPLIWTLVRAVCIILPLLLCVAYLILWERKLIGWMHVRLGPNRVGPMGLLQPIADVLKLLLKEVMVPSQVSRGLYIIAPLMVLMPAVAIWAVVPFQAEAVVSNINAGLLYVMAISSVGVYGVILAGWASNSKYAFLGAMRASAQMISYEIAMGFALVTVLMVTGSLNLSDIVNSQNRGFFADHGVNILSWNWLSLLPMFGVYFISGVAETNRHPFDVVEGESEIVAGHMIEYSGMAFALFFLAEYINMIVISAMTATMFLGGWAPPIDAPVFNWIPGFFWLLIKVFLLLSVFIWLRASFPRYRYDQIMRLGWKIFIPLTVGWLIIVAIWLVSPWNIWK, encoded by the coding sequence ATGATCGAGTCGATTACTTCTTTCGGCACGGCGACCTTCGGTGGCTGGTGGCCGCTGATCTGGACGCTGGTGCGTGCGGTCTGCATCATCCTGCCGCTGCTGCTGTGCGTGGCTTACCTGATCCTGTGGGAGCGCAAGCTGATTGGCTGGATGCACGTGCGTCTGGGCCCGAACCGCGTTGGCCCGATGGGCCTGCTGCAGCCGATTGCCGACGTGCTAAAGCTGCTGCTCAAGGAAGTCATGGTGCCGAGCCAGGTCAGCCGTGGCCTATACATCATTGCGCCGCTGATGGTGCTGATGCCGGCTGTGGCGATCTGGGCGGTGGTGCCGTTCCAGGCCGAAGCTGTGGTGTCGAACATCAATGCCGGCCTGCTGTACGTGATGGCGATCAGCTCGGTGGGCGTGTACGGCGTGATCCTGGCCGGTTGGGCCTCGAACTCCAAGTACGCGTTCCTGGGTGCGATGCGCGCTTCGGCGCAGATGATTTCATACGAAATCGCCATGGGCTTCGCGCTGGTGACGGTGCTGATGGTGACGGGCAGTCTGAACCTGTCGGACATCGTCAACTCGCAGAACCGCGGTTTCTTTGCGGACCACGGCGTCAACATCCTGTCGTGGAACTGGCTGTCGTTGCTGCCGATGTTCGGCGTGTACTTCATCTCGGGCGTGGCGGAAACCAACCGTCACCCGTTTGACGTGGTGGAAGGCGAATCGGAAATCGTGGCCGGCCACATGATCGAGTACTCGGGCATGGCGTTCGCGCTGTTCTTCCTGGCCGAGTACATCAACATGATCGTTATCTCGGCGATGACGGCAACCATGTTCCTGGGTGGCTGGGCGCCGCCGATCGATGCACCGGTGTTCAACTGGATTCCGGGCTTCTTCTGGCTGCTGATCAAGGTTTTCCTGCTGCTGTCGGTCTTCATCTGGCTGCGCGCATCGTTCCCGCGTTATCGCTATGACCAGATCATGCGCCTGGGCTGGAAGATCTTTATTCCGCTCACCGTGGGTTGGCTGATCATCGTTGCCATCTGGCTGGTGTCGCCGTGGAACATTTGGAAGTAA
- the nuoK gene encoding NADH-quinone oxidoreductase subunit NuoK produces the protein MSSLSLAHYLVLGAVLFAISIVGIFLNRKNVIVLLMAIELMLLAVNMNFVAFSHYLGDLAGQVFVFFILTVAAAESAIGLAILVVLFRNLDTINVDDLDSLKG, from the coding sequence ATGTCTTCGCTATCCCTCGCCCATTACCTCGTGCTCGGCGCGGTGCTGTTTGCCATCAGCATCGTCGGCATCTTCCTGAACCGCAAGAACGTCATCGTGCTGCTGATGGCGATCGAATTGATGCTGCTTGCGGTCAATATGAACTTCGTCGCGTTCTCCCACTACCTGGGTGACTTGGCGGGGCAGGTGTTCGTGTTTTTCATCCTGACGGTGGCCGCGGCGGAATCCGCGATCGGTCTCGCCATCCTGGTGGTGCTCTTCCGTAACCTGGACACCATCAACGTCGACGATCTGGACAGCCTGAAGGGTTAA
- the nuoG gene encoding NADH-quinone oxidoreductase subunit NuoG translates to MVEIEIDGKKVEVAEGSLVMEAARQAGTYIPHFCYHRKLSVAANCRMCLVEVEKAPKALPACATPVTAGMKVFTNSEKAVKAQKSVMEFLLINHPLDCPICDQGGECQLQDLAVGYGKSESRYKEEKRVVFHKNVGPLISMEEMTRCIHCTRCVRFGQEVAGVMELGMLNRGEHSEITTFVGQTVDSELSGNMIDLCPVGALTSKPFRYSARTWELARRKSVSPHDGLGANVIVQTKNQRVMRVLPLDNEAINECWLSDKDRFAYEGVNSDDRLTQPMLKQGGQWKAVDWTTALEYVANGLNEIKRDHGAEQIGALASPHSTLEELFLLQKLVRGIGSDNVDFRLRQSDFSAKPTGAPWLGMPIADVSLLQRTLVVGAFLRKDHPLLAARLRQAGKKGSQLNVIGAGGEDLLMPATQLLGAPSQWLSLLSQVAVAVAAAKSVARPNGTDGVEAGDVAKRIAESLASGERKAVFLGNAAVAHPQFSQLHALAQWVAQQTGATLGFLTEAANTVGGYIAGALPQGDGLDAAAMLAHPRRAYVLLGAEPEFDTANPAQARAALDQADTVVVLAPFASRAALEYADVLLPTAPFTETSGTFVNCEGLPQSFSGVVRGLGDSRPAWKVLRVLGNLLNLSGFDYDTSEVVRNEVLAKPVTDRLSNTTTAQIAAPAAAAAGIERLADVPIYHADPIVRRAGSLQLTAAARAAVRAGLPADLFAQLGLANGDAVRVTQGPGSVVLPAVLDKSLASGVIRVSAATEVSAQLGAMFGAVSVEKVESSALAATV, encoded by the coding sequence ATGGTTGAAATCGAAATCGATGGCAAGAAGGTTGAGGTTGCCGAAGGCAGCTTGGTGATGGAGGCGGCTCGTCAGGCGGGCACCTACATTCCTCACTTCTGCTATCACCGCAAACTGTCGGTCGCGGCCAACTGCCGGATGTGTCTGGTCGAGGTCGAGAAGGCGCCCAAGGCGCTGCCGGCCTGTGCCACGCCGGTCACCGCGGGCATGAAGGTCTTCACCAACTCCGAGAAGGCGGTGAAGGCGCAGAAGTCCGTGATGGAATTCCTGCTGATCAACCACCCGCTGGATTGCCCGATTTGCGATCAGGGCGGCGAGTGCCAGTTGCAGGATCTGGCCGTGGGTTACGGCAAGTCCGAGTCGCGCTACAAGGAAGAGAAGCGTGTGGTGTTCCACAAGAACGTGGGCCCGCTGATCTCCATGGAAGAGATGACGCGCTGCATCCACTGCACGCGCTGCGTCCGCTTTGGCCAGGAAGTGGCCGGCGTGATGGAACTGGGCATGCTCAATCGCGGTGAGCATTCCGAGATCACCACGTTCGTCGGTCAGACTGTTGACTCCGAGTTGTCGGGCAACATGATCGACCTGTGCCCGGTCGGTGCGCTGACCAGCAAGCCGTTCCGCTACTCGGCTCGCACATGGGAACTGGCACGCCGCAAGTCGGTGTCGCCGCACGATGGCCTGGGCGCCAACGTGATCGTCCAGACGAAGAACCAGCGCGTGATGCGCGTGCTGCCGCTGGACAACGAGGCGATCAACGAATGCTGGCTGTCCGACAAAGACCGCTTCGCCTATGAAGGCGTGAACAGCGACGACCGCCTGACCCAGCCGATGCTCAAGCAGGGCGGTCAGTGGAAGGCTGTCGACTGGACCACGGCGCTGGAATACGTTGCCAACGGCCTGAACGAAATCAAGCGCGACCATGGCGCAGAGCAGATCGGCGCGCTGGCCAGCCCGCACAGCACGCTGGAAGAGCTGTTCCTGCTGCAAAAGTTGGTGCGCGGTATCGGCAGCGACAACGTCGATTTCCGTCTGCGTCAGTCCGATTTCTCGGCCAAGCCGACGGGCGCTCCGTGGCTGGGTATGCCGATCGCCGATGTGTCGCTGTTGCAGCGCACGCTGGTGGTGGGCGCATTCCTGCGCAAGGATCATCCGCTGCTGGCCGCACGTCTGCGTCAGGCCGGCAAGAAGGGCTCGCAGCTGAATGTGATCGGCGCCGGTGGTGAAGACCTGCTGATGCCCGCTACGCAACTGCTGGGCGCACCGTCGCAATGGCTGTCGCTGCTGTCGCAAGTGGCGGTGGCGGTTGCTGCCGCTAAAAGCGTCGCTCGTCCGAATGGTACCGATGGTGTTGAAGCAGGTGACGTTGCCAAGCGCATCGCCGAAAGCCTGGCTTCGGGTGAGCGCAAGGCTGTGTTCCTCGGCAACGCCGCTGTGGCACACCCGCAATTCTCGCAACTGCATGCGCTGGCCCAGTGGGTTGCGCAGCAGACCGGCGCCACGCTGGGCTTCCTGACGGAAGCAGCCAACACCGTCGGCGGCTACATCGCTGGCGCACTGCCGCAAGGCGACGGCCTGGACGCCGCCGCCATGCTGGCGCACCCGCGCCGCGCATACGTGCTGCTCGGTGCTGAGCCGGAATTCGATACGGCCAATCCGGCGCAAGCCCGTGCTGCACTGGACCAGGCTGACACCGTGGTTGTGCTGGCGCCGTTCGCGTCGCGCGCTGCGCTGGAATACGCCGACGTGCTGTTGCCGACTGCGCCGTTCACTGAAACCTCGGGCACCTTCGTCAACTGCGAAGGCCTGCCGCAGAGCTTCAGCGGTGTTGTGCGCGGCCTGGGCGATTCGCGTCCGGCCTGGAAGGTGCTGCGCGTGCTGGGCAACCTGCTGAACTTGTCGGGATTCGATTACGACACCTCGGAAGTCGTGCGTAATGAAGTGCTGGCCAAGCCGGTGACCGATCGTCTGTCGAATACGACGACGGCACAAATCGCCGCTCCCGCCGCCGCCGCTGCCGGCATCGAGCGTCTGGCAGATGTGCCCATCTATCACGCTGATCCGATCGTGCGCCGCGCAGGTTCGCTGCAACTGACGGCCGCTGCCCGTGCTGCGGTTCGCGCTGGTCTGCCGGCCGATCTGTTTGCGCAACTGGGCCTGGCCAACGGCGATGCTGTTCGCGTGACGCAAGGGCCGGGTAGCGTGGTGCTGCCTGCGGTGCTGGACAAGTCGCTGGCGTCCGGCGTGATCCGCGTGTCGGCCGCGACCGAGGTATCGGCCCAGCTGGGTGCGATGTTCGGTGCGGTGAGCGTTGAAAAGGTTGAATCGTCCGCTCTGGCGGCTACGGTGTAA
- the nuoF gene encoding NADH-quinone oxidoreductase subunit NuoF, with translation MTSLHDRHIQPLILAGLNGDNWHLEDYVKRGGYQQLKRILTEKITPEQVIADVKASGLRGRGGAGFPTGLKWSFMPRQFPGQKYLVCNTDEGEPGTFKDRDIIRYNPHALIEGMAIGGYAMGITVGYNYIHGEIWNEYKIFEQALEEARAAGFLGDNILGSGFNFQLHAHHGYGAYICGEETALLESLEGKKGQPRFKPPFPASFGLYGKPTTINNTETFAAVPFLLSIGPDNYLKMGKPNNGGSKIFSVSGDVERPGNYEIPLGTPFSKLLELAGGMRGGKKLKAVIPGGSSAPVVPADLMMASDMDYDSIAKAGSMLGSGAVIVMDETRCMVKSLLRLSYFYFEESCGQCTPCREGTGWLYRVVDRIEHGKGRQEDLDLLNNVAENIMGRTICALGDAAAMPVRGMLKHYWDEFAYHVEHKQCMVPTYI, from the coding sequence ATGACCTCTCTGCACGATCGACACATTCAGCCGTTGATTCTCGCCGGTCTGAACGGCGACAACTGGCACCTTGAAGACTACGTCAAGCGCGGTGGCTATCAGCAGCTCAAGCGCATCCTGACGGAAAAGATCACCCCCGAACAAGTCATTGCCGACGTGAAGGCCTCGGGCCTGCGTGGTCGTGGCGGTGCGGGCTTCCCGACCGGCCTGAAGTGGAGCTTCATGCCGCGCCAGTTCCCGGGCCAGAAGTATCTGGTGTGCAACACGGACGAGGGCGAGCCAGGCACGTTCAAGGATCGCGACATCATTCGCTACAACCCGCACGCGCTGATCGAAGGCATGGCCATCGGCGGCTACGCGATGGGCATCACCGTGGGTTACAACTACATCCACGGCGAGATCTGGAACGAGTACAAGATTTTCGAGCAGGCGCTTGAAGAGGCGCGTGCTGCCGGTTTCCTGGGCGACAACATCCTCGGCTCCGGTTTCAACTTCCAGCTGCATGCGCACCATGGCTATGGCGCGTACATCTGCGGCGAAGAAACTGCGCTGCTCGAGTCGCTGGAAGGCAAGAAAGGTCAGCCGCGCTTCAAGCCGCCGTTCCCGGCGAGCTTTGGCCTGTATGGCAAGCCGACCACGATCAACAACACCGAAACCTTTGCAGCGGTGCCGTTCCTGCTGTCGATCGGCCCGGACAACTACCTGAAGATGGGCAAGCCGAACAACGGCGGCTCGAAGATCTTCTCGGTGTCTGGCGACGTGGAGCGTCCGGGCAACTACGAGATTCCGCTCGGCACGCCGTTCTCCAAGCTTCTGGAACTGGCTGGCGGCATGCGCGGTGGCAAGAAGCTCAAGGCGGTCATTCCGGGTGGTTCGTCGGCGCCGGTCGTGCCGGCCGATCTGATGATGGCCTCCGACATGGACTACGACTCGATCGCCAAGGCCGGCTCGATGCTGGGCTCAGGCGCCGTGATCGTGATGGACGAAACGCGCTGCATGGTGAAGTCGCTGCTGCGCCTGTCGTACTTCTACTTTGAAGAGTCGTGCGGCCAGTGCACGCCGTGCCGTGAAGGCACCGGCTGGCTGTACCGCGTGGTCGATCGTATCGAGCACGGCAAGGGCCGCCAGGAAGACCTGGACCTGCTCAACAACGTGGCCGAAAACATCATGGGCCGGACCATCTGCGCGCTCGGCGATGCCGCCGCGATGCCGGTCCGCGGCATGCTCAAGCACTACTGGGATGAGTTCGCGTATCACGTCGAACACAAGCAGTGCATGGTGCCCACCTACATTTAA
- a CDS encoding NADH-quinone oxidoreductase subunit J — MEITTIIFYCFALVLVLSALKVITAKNPVHAALFLVLSFFTAAAIWMLLKAEFLAITLVLVYVGAVMVLFLFVVMMIDIDIEHLRRDFWTYVPLAAFVGVVIILEMAVVLTKTFMGRVQPVQELPKGFNGPNTQALGKLIYTDYIYAFEVAGIVLLLAIVAAVALTARRRKDAKTQKVADQLRVQRKDRVRLVSMPAEKAASTVSGAASADSKS; from the coding sequence ATGGAAATCACGACGATCATCTTCTACTGTTTCGCGCTGGTGCTGGTGCTCTCAGCGCTGAAGGTCATCACCGCGAAGAACCCGGTGCACGCGGCGCTGTTCCTCGTGCTGTCGTTCTTCACCGCAGCGGCGATCTGGATGCTGCTCAAGGCGGAATTCCTCGCCATCACGCTGGTGCTGGTCTACGTGGGGGCAGTGATGGTGCTGTTCCTGTTCGTGGTGATGATGATCGATATCGACATCGAGCACTTGCGACGAGACTTCTGGACGTACGTGCCCCTGGCGGCGTTCGTGGGCGTGGTCATCATCCTGGAAATGGCTGTGGTGCTGACCAAGACCTTCATGGGGCGCGTACAACCTGTGCAGGAATTGCCCAAGGGCTTCAACGGCCCGAATACGCAGGCGCTCGGCAAGCTGATCTACACCGATTACATCTATGCCTTTGAAGTCGCGGGCATTGTGCTGCTGCTGGCGATTGTCGCTGCCGTGGCGCTCACGGCCCGTCGCCGTAAGGACGCCAAGACCCAGAAGGTGGCCGATCAGCTTCGTGTGCAGCGCAAGGACCGCGTGCGCCTGGTTTCGATGCCGGCTGAAAAGGCCGCTAGTACCGTATCCGGCGCAGCTTCGGCTGATTCCAAGAGCTGA
- a CDS encoding NADH-quinone oxidoreductase subunit D, giving the protein MADIKNYTLNFGPQHPAAHGVLRLVLELDGEVIQRADPHIGLLHRATEKLAEQKTWIQSVPYMDRLDYVSMMVNEHAYVMAIERLLGLEVPLRAQYIRVMFDEITRIMNHLMWIGSHALDVGAMAVFLYAFREREDLFDMYEAVSGARMHAAYYRPGGVYRDLPDTMPQYKASKVRNEKALAALNETRSGSLLDFIEDFTNRFPKYVDEYETLLTDNRIWKQRLVGIGVVSPERALNKGFSGAMLRGSGIAWDVRKKQPYEVYDRIDFDIPVGVNGDCYDRYLVRVEEMRQSNRIIRQCIEWLRKNPGPVITDNHKVAPPSRVEMKTNMEELIHHFKLFTEGMHVPEGEAYAAVEHPKGEFGIYAISDGANKPYRLKIRAPGFVHLAALDEMARGHMIADAVTIIGTQDIVFGEIDR; this is encoded by the coding sequence ATGGCAGATATCAAGAATTACACCCTGAACTTCGGCCCGCAACACCCGGCCGCGCACGGCGTGCTGCGCCTTGTGCTCGAGCTGGACGGCGAAGTCATTCAACGTGCCGACCCGCACATTGGCCTGCTGCATCGCGCGACTGAGAAGCTCGCCGAGCAGAAGACCTGGATCCAGAGCGTGCCGTACATGGACCGCCTCGACTACGTGTCGATGATGGTCAACGAGCATGCGTACGTGATGGCCATCGAGCGTCTGCTGGGCCTGGAAGTGCCACTGCGTGCTCAGTACATCCGCGTCATGTTCGATGAGATCACGCGGATCATGAACCACTTGATGTGGATCGGTTCGCATGCGCTGGACGTGGGCGCCATGGCGGTGTTCCTGTACGCCTTCCGCGAGCGCGAAGACCTGTTTGACATGTACGAGGCGGTGTCGGGTGCACGCATGCACGCGGCTTACTATCGTCCTGGCGGCGTCTACCGCGATCTGCCTGACACGATGCCGCAATACAAGGCATCCAAGGTGCGCAACGAGAAGGCCCTGGCTGCCCTGAACGAAACGCGTTCGGGTTCGTTGCTGGACTTCATCGAAGACTTCACCAACCGTTTCCCGAAGTACGTTGACGAATACGAAACGCTGCTGACCGACAATCGGATCTGGAAGCAGCGTCTGGTCGGTATCGGCGTGGTGAGCCCGGAGCGTGCGCTCAACAAAGGTTTCTCCGGCGCCATGCTGCGCGGCTCGGGCATTGCCTGGGACGTGCGCAAGAAGCAGCCTTACGAAGTCTACGACCGCATTGATTTCGACATTCCGGTGGGTGTGAACGGCGATTGCTACGACCGTTACCTGGTACGTGTTGAAGAAATGCGCCAGAGCAATCGCATCATCCGTCAGTGCATCGAATGGCTGCGCAAGAACCCGGGTCCGGTGATCACCGATAACCACAAGGTGGCTCCGCCGTCGCGCGTCGAGATGAAGACGAACATGGAAGAGCTGATTCACCACTTCAAGCTCTTTACCGAAGGTATGCACGTGCCCGAGGGCGAGGCGTATGCCGCCGTCGAGCATCCGAAGGGTGAGTTCGGCATCTATGCGATCTCGGACGGTGCCAACAAGCCGTACCGTCTGAAGATCCGCGCGCCGGGCTTTGTGCACTTGGCGGCGCTCGACGAGATGGCGCGCGGCCACATGATCGCCGACGCTGTGACGATCATCGGTACGCAAGACATCGTGTTTGGCGAGATTGATCGCTAA
- the nuoL gene encoding NADH-quinone oxidoreductase subunit L: protein MATTLNPNLLLAIPLAPLAGSAIAGLFGTKFFGEKIGRKTSHSVTILGVAIAFILSVSVLLDVINGAGYNATVYEWMTVGSLKMEVGFLIDSLTAMMMCVVTFVSLMVHIYTIGYMQEDDGYNRFFAYISLFTFSMLMLVMSNNFLQLFFGWEAVGLVSYLLIGFWFKRPTAIYANMKAFLVNRVGDFGFVLGIGLLLAYSGSLSYADVFAARDNLATIGFPGTDWHMLTVACICLFIGAMGKSAQFPLHVWLPDSMEGPTPISALIHAATMVTAGIFMVARMSPLFELSDAALSFVLVIGAITALFMGFLGIIQTDIKRVVAYSTLSQLGYMTVALGASAYQVAVFHLMTHAFFKALLFLGAGSVIMGMHHDQDMRNMGGLRKYMPITWLTSLVGSLALIGTPFFSGFYSKDSIIEAVAESHLPGAQFAYWAVLGGVFVTAFYSFRMYFLVFHGEERFGKADAHHHEHHEEEDGGHEHHGLAPGEKPHESPWVVTVPLVLLAIPSVVIGAWAIQPMLFGEFFKHGVAFAQVIFNGENHEAMNVLGEDFHGWVEMAVHGFTSVPFILLVSGVVLSWFFYLKRPDIPAAIAKRFSGIYKLLDNKYYMDKINEIVFANGAVKFGRGLWKGGDQGVIDGVVVNGSARLVGWFASVVRLLQSGYIYDYAFAMIVGTVGLLTYFVFLAGK, encoded by the coding sequence ATGGCTACCACGCTCAACCCTAACCTGCTGCTGGCGATTCCGCTTGCGCCGCTGGCCGGCTCAGCGATCGCCGGGCTGTTCGGCACCAAGTTCTTCGGCGAGAAGATCGGCCGCAAGACGTCCCACAGCGTCACCATCCTCGGTGTGGCAATCGCCTTCATCCTGTCGGTGTCGGTGCTGCTCGACGTCATCAACGGCGCCGGCTACAACGCCACTGTCTACGAATGGATGACGGTCGGCTCGCTGAAGATGGAAGTCGGCTTCCTCATCGATTCGCTCACGGCGATGATGATGTGCGTGGTGACCTTCGTCTCGCTGATGGTGCACATCTACACCATCGGCTACATGCAGGAAGACGACGGCTACAACCGTTTCTTCGCGTACATCTCGCTGTTCACCTTCTCGATGTTGATGCTCGTGATGAGCAACAACTTCCTGCAGCTGTTCTTCGGCTGGGAAGCGGTGGGCCTGGTGTCGTACCTGCTGATCGGTTTCTGGTTCAAGCGCCCGACGGCCATCTACGCCAACATGAAGGCGTTCCTGGTCAACCGCGTGGGTGACTTCGGTTTCGTGCTCGGTATTGGCCTGCTGCTGGCGTACAGCGGTAGCCTGAGCTACGCCGACGTGTTTGCCGCGCGTGACAACTTGGCGACGATCGGTTTCCCGGGCACCGACTGGCACATGCTGACGGTTGCCTGTATCTGCCTGTTCATCGGCGCGATGGGTAAATCGGCACAGTTCCCGCTGCACGTGTGGCTGCCGGACTCGATGGAAGGTCCGACCCCGATTTCCGCTCTGATCCACGCGGCCACCATGGTGACCGCAGGTATCTTCATGGTTGCGCGCATGTCGCCGCTGTTCGAACTGTCGGACGCCGCGCTGTCGTTCGTGCTGGTCATCGGTGCCATCACTGCGCTGTTCATGGGTTTCCTGGGCATCATCCAGACCGACATCAAGCGCGTGGTGGCGTACTCGACGCTGTCGCAGCTCGGTTACATGACCGTGGCGCTGGGTGCCTCGGCGTACCAAGTGGCTGTGTTCCACCTGATGACGCACGCGTTCTTCAAGGCGCTGCTGTTCCTCGGTGCCGGCTCGGTCATCATGGGCATGCACCACGATCAGGACATGCGCAATATGGGCGGCCTGCGCAAGTACATGCCGATCACGTGGTTGACGTCGCTGGTGGGTTCCCTCGCGCTGATCGGTACGCCGTTCTTCTCGGGCTTCTACTCAAAGGATTCGATCATTGAGGCGGTGGCGGAATCGCACCTGCCCGGCGCTCAATTTGCATACTGGGCCGTGCTGGGTGGCGTGTTCGTGACGGCGTTCTATTCGTTCCGCATGTACTTCCTGGTGTTCCACGGTGAAGAGCGTTTCGGCAAGGCCGATGCCCACCACCACGAACATCACGAAGAGGAAGACGGCGGCCACGAGCATCACGGCCTGGCGCCGGGCGAGAAGCCACACGAGTCGCCGTGGGTGGTGACGGTGCCGCTGGTGCTGCTGGCAATTCCGTCGGTGGTGATCGGTGCCTGGGCCATTCAGCCGATGCTGTTCGGCGAGTTCTTCAAGCACGGCGTGGCATTTGCACAGGTGATCTTCAACGGCGAGAACCACGAAGCTATGAACGTGCTGGGCGAAGACTTCCATGGCTGGGTTGAGATGGCGGTGCACGGCTTCACCTCGGTGCCGTTCATCCTGCTGGTGTCAGGTGTGGTGCTGTCGTGGTTCTTCTACCTGAAGCGCCCGGACATTCCGGCTGCAATCGCCAAGCGTTTCTCCGGCATCTACAAGCTGCTGGACAACAAGTACTACATGGACAAGATCAACGAGATCGTCTTCGCTAACGGTGCGGTCAAGTTTGGCCGTGGCCTGTGGAAGGGCGGCGATCAGGGCGTGATCGACGGCGTGGTTGTGAACGGCAGCGCGCGTCTGGTGGGTTGGTTCGCGAGCGTCGTGCGCCTGCTCCAGTCCGGCTACATCTATGACTATGCGTTCGCGATGATTGTCGGCACGGTTGGCCTGCTGACGTACTTCGTGTTCCTGGCGGGCAAATAA
- the nuoE gene encoding NADH-quinone oxidoreductase subunit NuoE, which produces MLSAEALKEIDRAVAKYPADQKQSAVMAALAVAQSEKGWVSPEVMQFVAEYLEMPPVWVEEVATFYNMYDTKPVGRFKLSVCTNLPCALSGGERAADYLKKKLGIGFNETTADGNFTLKEGECMGACGDAPVMIVNNTNMCSFMSNEKLDALIADLQAKATNGAGK; this is translated from the coding sequence ATGCTATCAGCAGAAGCTCTCAAGGAAATCGACCGGGCGGTCGCGAAATATCCCGCCGACCAGAAGCAGTCCGCCGTGATGGCGGCGCTGGCGGTCGCGCAGAGCGAGAAAGGCTGGGTCTCGCCCGAAGTCATGCAGTTCGTGGCCGAGTACCTCGAAATGCCGCCGGTGTGGGTCGAGGAAGTGGCGACGTTCTACAACATGTACGACACCAAGCCGGTGGGTCGCTTCAAGCTGTCGGTGTGCACGAACCTGCCGTGCGCACTGTCGGGTGGTGAGCGCGCTGCCGACTACCTGAAGAAGAAGCTGGGCATCGGTTTCAACGAGACCACTGCCGACGGCAACTTCACGCTGAAGGAAGGCGAGTGCATGGGCGCGTGCGGTGACGCACCGGTCATGATCGTCAACAATACCAATATGTGCAGCTTCATGAGCAACGAGAAGCTCGACGCGCTGATCGCCGACCTCCAGGCGAAGGCGACCAACGGAGCAGGCAAGTAA